Proteins found in one Ferrovibrio sp. MS7 genomic segment:
- the rplN gene encoding 50S ribosomal protein L14, whose amino-acid sequence MIQVETNLDVADNSGARRVQCIKVLGGSKRKYAQVGDVIVVSVKDAIPRGRVKKGDVHRAVIVRTAKEIRRADGSAIRFDRNAAVLINKQNEPIGTRIFGPVTRELRAKSHMKIISLAPEVL is encoded by the coding sequence ATGATCCAAGTGGAAACCAATCTCGACGTCGCCGATAATTCGGGCGCGCGCCGGGTCCAGTGCATCAAGGTGCTGGGCGGCTCCAAGCGCAAATATGCCCAGGTCGGTGATGTCATCGTCGTGTCCGTGAAGGACGCCATTCCGCGCGGTCGCGTGAAGAAGGGTGACGTGCATCGCGCCGTCATCGTCCGCACCGCCAAGGAAATCCGTCGTGCCGATGGCAGCGCCATCCGCTTCGACCGCAATGCCGCTGTGCTCATCAACAAGCAGAACGAGCCGATCGGCACCCGCATCTTCGGGCCGGTGACGCGCGAGCTGCGCGCCAAGAGCCATATGAAGATCATCTCGCTGGCCCCGGAGGTGCTCTAA
- the rpsE gene encoding 30S ribosomal protein S5 codes for MAGNQRERGERGERGERGGERGERGDSEFVDKLVSINRVAKVVKGGKRFGFAALVVVGDQKGRVGYGSGKAREVPEAIRKATEHAKRNLIRVNLREGRTLHHDIEARHGAGKVVLRAAPAGTGIIAGGPMRAVFETLGVADVVTKSIGSSNPHNMVKATFAALQALNAPRHIANKRGKKVADILGRRADSEE; via the coding sequence ATGGCTGGTAATCAACGGGAGCGGGGCGAACGCGGCGAGCGCGGTGAGCGCGGCGGCGAGCGCGGCGAGCGCGGCGACAGCGAGTTCGTCGACAAGCTGGTCTCCATCAACCGCGTCGCCAAGGTGGTGAAGGGCGGTAAGCGTTTCGGTTTCGCCGCCCTGGTGGTGGTGGGTGATCAGAAGGGCCGCGTCGGCTACGGTTCGGGCAAGGCCCGCGAAGTGCCGGAAGCGATCCGCAAGGCCACCGAGCATGCCAAGCGCAACCTGATCCGCGTCAATCTGCGCGAAGGCCGCACGCTGCATCACGACATCGAAGCGCGTCATGGCGCCGGCAAGGTGGTGCTGCGCGCCGCTCCGGCCGGTACCGGCATCATCGCCGGCGGCCCGATGCGCGCCGTGTTCGAGACGCTGGGCGTTGCCGACGTGGTGACGAAGTCGATCGGCAGCTCGAACCCGCATAACATGGTGAAGGCGACTTTCGCCGCCTTGCAGGCGTTGAACGCTCCGCGTCACATCGCCAACAAGCGCGGCAAGAAGGTGGCCGACATCCTCGGCCGCCGCGCCGACAGCGAGGAGTAA
- the rpsN gene encoding 30S ribosomal protein S14 — MAKKSSVEKNEHRRKLAARYAAKRARLKAAVSSKTAEPEERFAAALKLAEMPRNSAKIRVRNRCELTGRPRAFYRKLKLSRNMLRELASNGQIPGMVKSSW, encoded by the coding sequence ATGGCGAAGAAGAGTTCCGTCGAAAAGAATGAGCACCGCCGCAAGCTGGCGGCCCGTTATGCTGCGAAGCGCGCCCGCCTGAAGGCGGCCGTGTCGAGCAAGACCGCCGAACCGGAAGAGCGTTTCGCGGCGGCCCTTAAGCTGGCGGAGATGCCGCGCAATTCCGCGAAGATCCGCGTGCGCAACCGTTGCGAACTGACCGGCCGTCCGCGCGCCTTCTATCGCAAGCTGAAACTGTCGCGCAACATGCTGCGTGAGCTGGCCTCGAACGGCCAGATCCCCGGCATGGTGAAGTCGAGCTGGTAA
- the rplR gene encoding 50S ribosomal protein L18 — translation MSKLTRLNALNARRKERNRTRIVEAAHGRPRLSVHRTSRFIYAQIIDDTKGVTLASASSLEKDLRSTLKAGGNKDAAAEVGKLIAVRAKAAGINDVIFDRGGYLYHGRVKALAEAAREGGLNF, via the coding sequence ATGAGCAAGCTCACTCGCCTCAATGCGCTGAATGCGCGCCGCAAGGAACGGAACCGCACCCGGATCGTGGAGGCGGCCCATGGCCGTCCGCGTCTCAGTGTGCATCGCACCTCGCGCTTCATCTACGCCCAGATCATCGACGACACCAAGGGTGTGACGCTGGCCTCCGCCTCCTCGCTGGAGAAGGACCTGCGTTCCACGCTGAAGGCTGGCGGCAACAAGGATGCCGCTGCCGAGGTCGGCAAGCTGATCGCCGTGCGCGCCAAGGCCGCCGGCATCAACGACGTGATCTTCGACCGTGGCGGCTACCTCTACCATGGGCGCGTCAAGGCGCTCGCTGAGGCGGCTCGCGAAGGCGGCTTGAACTTCTAA
- the rpmC gene encoding 50S ribosomal protein L29: protein MKTSDLVGKTKDELKAKLVDLKKEQFNLRFQKATGQLENTARVRQVRRDIARVRGLLDKQTAAARA, encoded by the coding sequence ATGAAGACCAGCGACCTGGTCGGCAAGACCAAGGATGAGCTTAAGGCCAAGCTCGTCGACCTGAAGAAGGAGCAGTTCAACCTGCGCTTCCAGAAGGCGACCGGCCAGCTCGAGAACACCGCGCGCGTCCGCCAGGTGCGCCGTGATATCGCCCGTGTGCGCGGCCTGCTGGACAAGCAGACCGCCGCCGCCCGGGCTTAA
- the rplX gene encoding 50S ribosomal protein L24: MAEKLKIKKGDKVVVTTGRSKGVKGEVLSVDRDAGRAVVAGANKLTHHTKPSRTAAGGIEQREASIDLSNLMHQDPKDGKPTRVGYKFLDDGRKVRFAKRSGEVIDR, from the coding sequence ATGGCTGAGAAGCTGAAGATCAAGAAGGGCGACAAGGTCGTCGTCACCACTGGCCGCTCCAAGGGCGTCAAGGGTGAAGTGCTGAGCGTCGACCGCGACGCCGGCCGTGCCGTGGTTGCCGGCGCCAACAAGCTGACGCACCACACCAAGCCGAGCCGCACCGCGGCCGGTGGCATTGAGCAGCGCGAAGCTTCCATCGACCTGTCGAACCTGATGCATCAGGATCCGAAGGACGGCAAGCCGACCCGCGTGGGTTACAAGTTCCTGGATGACGGCCGCAAGGTGCGCTTCGCGAAGCGTTCCGGCGAAGTCATCGACCGCTAA
- the rpsQ gene encoding 30S ribosomal protein S17 → MPKRVLQGVVVSDKGEKTIVVKVERRIMDPMYKKFIRRSKRYHAHDENNAHKVGDVVWIEETRPLSKLKRWIVVENQA, encoded by the coding sequence ATGCCGAAGCGCGTATTGCAGGGCGTCGTCGTGAGCGACAAGGGCGAGAAGACCATCGTGGTCAAGGTCGAGCGTCGCATCATGGACCCCATGTACAAGAAGTTCATCCGCCGCTCGAAGCGCTATCATGCGCATGATGAGAACAACGCCCACAAGGTGGGCGATGTAGTCTGGATCGAAGAGACCCGCCCGCTTTCCAAGTTGAAGCGGTGGATCGTCGTCGAGAACCAGGCCTGA
- the rpsH gene encoding 30S ribosomal protein S8 translates to MALSDPLGDLLARIRNGQQAGKSSIESPASKLRANVLEVLKKEGYIRGYELLEDGNKRNLRIELKYFEGEPVIKAINRVSKPGRRVYSGISELPKVRGGLGISILSTPRGVMSDIEARSANVGGEVLCRVF, encoded by the coding sequence ATGGCTCTTTCCGATCCGTTGGGCGATCTGCTCGCCCGTATCCGCAATGGCCAGCAGGCCGGCAAGTCGAGCATTGAATCGCCGGCTTCCAAGCTGCGCGCCAATGTGCTCGAGGTCCTGAAGAAGGAAGGCTATATCCGCGGCTACGAGCTGCTGGAAGATGGCAACAAGCGCAACCTGCGCATCGAGCTGAAGTATTTCGAGGGCGAGCCGGTGATCAAGGCGATCAACCGCGTCTCCAAGCCTGGCCGTCGCGTCTATTCCGGCATCTCCGAGTTGCCGAAGGTGCGTGGTGGCCTTGGCATCTCGATCCTGTCGACCCCGCGCGGCGTGATGTCGGATATCGAGGCTCGTTCCGCCAATGTCGGCGGCGAAGTCCTCTGCCGCGTGTTCTAA
- the rplF gene encoding 50S ribosomal protein L6, whose amino-acid sequence MSRIGKHPVAVPQGVQVQLAGQTLTAKGPKGELKLTIVDDLSVELADNKVTVKPRSINRRSRSMWGMQRTLVSNLLKGVKDGYSRELDINGVGLRAALQGKNLQLNMGFSHDVNYPIPAGIEIKVEKPTSIKISGADRQLVGQVAADIRAIKPPEPYKGKGIKYSDETILRKEGKKK is encoded by the coding sequence ATGTCGCGTATCGGCAAACATCCCGTTGCGGTGCCCCAGGGCGTCCAGGTCCAGCTTGCTGGCCAGACCCTGACCGCCAAGGGCCCGAAGGGCGAGCTGAAGCTCACCATCGTCGATGACCTCTCGGTCGAACTGGCTGACAACAAGGTCACCGTCAAGCCGCGCAGCATTAACCGCCGCTCGCGCTCCATGTGGGGCATGCAGCGCACGCTGGTCAGCAATCTGCTGAAGGGCGTGAAGGACGGTTACAGCCGCGAGCTGGACATCAACGGCGTCGGCCTGCGTGCTGCGCTGCAGGGCAAGAACCTGCAGCTCAACATGGGCTTCAGCCATGACGTGAACTATCCGATCCCTGCTGGCATCGAGATCAAGGTGGAAAAGCCCACCTCGATCAAGATCTCCGGCGCTGACCGCCAACTCGTCGGCCAGGTGGCTGCGGACATCCGCGCCATCAAGCCGCCCGAGCCTTACAAGGGCAAGGGCATCAAGTATTCCGACGAGACCATCCTGCGTAAGGAAGGCAAGAAGAAGTAA
- the rplE gene encoding 50S ribosomal protein L5: MATRLQDFYQNEVRKQLIEKFGYTNPMEVPKIEKIVVNMGVGEAASDSKKVQVAAVELAAITGQKPVLTRARKAIANFKLREGQAVGCKVTLRRDHMYEFLDRLINIALPRVRDFRGVNGKSFDGRGNYALGLKEQIIFPEIDYDKVDAVRGMDIIICTSAKTDEEAKALLAGFRMPFQN, translated from the coding sequence ATGGCTACCCGTCTGCAAGACTTCTACCAGAACGAGGTGCGCAAGCAGCTCATCGAGAAATTCGGCTACACCAATCCGATGGAAGTGCCGAAGATCGAGAAGATCGTGGTCAACATGGGCGTCGGCGAGGCCGCTTCGGACTCCAAGAAGGTCCAGGTTGCCGCCGTCGAACTCGCCGCCATCACCGGCCAGAAGCCGGTGCTGACCCGGGCCCGCAAGGCGATCGCGAACTTCAAACTCCGCGAAGGCCAGGCGGTCGGCTGCAAGGTCACGCTGCGCCGCGACCACATGTACGAATTCCTGGACCGTCTGATCAACATCGCGCTGCCGCGCGTCCGCGACTTCCGCGGCGTCAACGGCAAGAGCTTCGATGGTCGGGGCAACTACGCCCTGGGTCTCAAGGAACAGATCATTTTCCCTGAGATCGATTACGACAAGGTCGATGCCGTGCGCGGCATGGATATCATCATCTGCACGTCGGCGAAGACGGATGAGGAAGCCAAGGCGCTGCTCGCCGGTTTCCGCATGCCGTTCCAGAACTGA